One Pomacea canaliculata isolate SZHN2017 linkage group LG9, ASM307304v1, whole genome shotgun sequence DNA segment encodes these proteins:
- the LOC112572881 gene encoding lipoxygenase homology domain-containing protein 1-like: protein MWRFVFLLLLLASFGVHGARWWVDTFTLYTFGGGTDSGIFITLFGINGKSEEIELDNHDNNFEAGHKDMFFIETPDIGTLCRVRIRSDGRHLAHPWNLQKIDIYPEGSTDPFTFTCHCWLQEGHLEETINNINLPPSMANQGGCSP from the exons ATGTGGCGTTTCGTCTTTCTGCTCCTGCTTCTTGCATCTTTTGGCGTCCATG GGGCCCGATGGTGGGTTGATACTTTTACACTGTACACTTTTGGTGGGGGTACAGACTCCGGTATCTTTATTACTCTATTTGGAATTAATGGAAAATCCGAAGAAATAGAGTTAGACAATCACGACAACAACTTTGAAGCTGGGCATAAAGACATGTTCTTTATTGAGACGCCCGACATTGGTACACTGTGCCGCGTGCGCATCAGGTCTGACGGTAGGCACCTTGCTCATCCCTGGAATCTCCAAAag ATTGACATTTATCCTGAAGGATCAACTGATCCTTTCACCTTTACGTGCCATTGCTGGTTGCAAGAAGGTCACTTAGAGGAgacaattaataatattaatctTCCTCCCTCGATG GCAAACCAAGGTGGATGCAGTCCTTGA